One genomic region from Kiritimatiellia bacterium encodes:
- a CDS encoding nickel-dependent hydrogenase large subunit, protein MSRIKIPIGPQHPALKEPENFQLALEGERIMEAGMRLGYNHRGMEKACEQRSYIQDIYLLERVCGICSHSHSTCFVQAVEEIAGLQITPRAAYIRVLIGELERIHSHMLWFGVAAHEVGFDTLLMYSWRDREIVMDLLAEISGNRVNYAINTIGGVRRDITPELSARIAQGIDRLEERTKYYIQVATEEATLIARLSKVGFLSKQDALALGAIGPTGRASAVDSDTRRDDPYAVYNELAFKVITDEHCDVYGRTLVRLGELMETYKIIRQVLERLPEGPLTVKAPRKIPAGEAFSRYEAPRGEDVHYVRSNGTEKPERVKVRAPTLANLASVAKMLENNYLADAPIIIAAIDPCFSCTDRALVLKEANGRNRRSMEWDALRTYGIEWHRRRGIDFAGAGKRLLKLMEGH, encoded by the coding sequence ATGAGCAGAATAAAAATACCGATCGGCCCCCAGCACCCGGCCCTGAAGGAGCCGGAAAATTTCCAGCTGGCCCTGGAAGGCGAAAGGATCATGGAGGCCGGCATGCGCCTCGGTTACAATCACCGCGGCATGGAAAAGGCCTGCGAGCAGCGTTCCTACATTCAGGATATTTACCTGCTGGAACGGGTTTGCGGCATCTGCTCGCATTCGCATTCCACCTGTTTCGTGCAGGCCGTTGAGGAAATTGCCGGTTTGCAGATTACTCCGCGGGCGGCTTATATCCGCGTTTTAATCGGCGAACTGGAAAGAATTCACAGCCACATGCTCTGGTTCGGCGTGGCCGCGCACGAGGTTGGTTTTGACACGCTCCTCATGTACAGCTGGCGCGACCGCGAGATTGTCATGGACTTGCTGGCCGAAATCAGCGGCAACCGCGTCAATTACGCCATCAACACCATCGGCGGCGTGCGCCGGGATATTACTCCCGAACTTTCCGCCCGCATCGCCCAAGGCATTGACCGGCTTGAGGAAAGGACCAAATATTACATTCAGGTCGCCACCGAGGAGGCCACCCTGATCGCCCGGCTCTCCAAAGTCGGGTTTCTTTCAAAACAAGACGCCCTGGCGCTCGGCGCCATCGGACCCACCGGCCGGGCCAGCGCCGTGGACAGCGACACGCGCCGCGACGATCCCTATGCCGTTTATAACGAGCTGGCTTTCAAGGTGATCACCGATGAGCACTGCGACGTCTACGGCCGCACGCTGGTGCGTCTCGGCGAGTTGATGGAAACTTATAAAATAATCCGGCAGGTTCTGGAACGGCTCCCGGAAGGGCCGCTCACCGTGAAGGCCCCGCGCAAAATCCCGGCCGGCGAGGCTTTCAGCCGCTACGAGGCGCCGCGCGGCGAGGACGTCCATTACGTCCGCTCCAACGGCACCGAAAAGCCGGAGCGGGTGAAAGTCCGCGCGCCGACGCTGGCCAACCTGGCTTCGGTCGCCAAAATGCTGGAAAATAATTACCTGGCCGACGCCCCGATTATCATTGCCGCCATTGATCCCTGCTTTTCCTGCACCGACCGGGCGCTGGTTCTGAAAGAAGCCAACGGGCGCAACCGCCGTTCAATGGAATGGGACGCATTAAGAACTTACGGCATTGAATGGCATCGCCGCCGCGGTATTGATTTCGCGGGCGCCGGCAAGCGTCTTCTCAAACTGATGGAGGGGCATTGA
- a CDS encoding NADH-quinone oxidoreductase subunit H — MATALFNLLVFPGLLFVIIGGLAFEYIDRKVHARMQNRIGPPWFQPFADLVKLLAKESIVPENADRRLFQLIPVVALAAVVTSFLYIPLWKSAALYSFSGDLIVVFYLLTIPSMALFLAGWGAVSLYSLIGAVRCLTQLFAYEVPFFMGILAPCILADTWSLSGVADYYQKAPALALVNVIGFGVALVALLGKLEKVPFDIPEAETEIVAGPLTEYSGWMLALFRLTLDIELFVGASLLAAVFLPFGFNLPGWGGFIVYVLKLLAVVGLLTLLRTLFARLRLEQMVDFCWKYLAPAALLQLVISLSCKAVLNAG, encoded by the coding sequence ATGGCAACCGCTTTGTTTAATTTGCTGGTTTTCCCGGGTTTGCTTTTCGTGATTATCGGCGGTCTGGCGTTTGAATACATTGACCGCAAGGTGCACGCCCGCATGCAGAACCGCATCGGACCGCCCTGGTTCCAACCCTTTGCCGACCTCGTTAAACTGCTGGCGAAAGAATCCATCGTGCCGGAAAACGCCGACCGCCGTCTGTTCCAATTGATACCGGTTGTTGCCCTGGCCGCGGTTGTTACCTCTTTTTTGTATATCCCGCTCTGGAAAAGCGCGGCTCTCTATTCCTTTAGCGGAGACCTGATCGTGGTTTTTTATCTGTTGACCATTCCTTCCATGGCTCTTTTCCTGGCCGGCTGGGGCGCCGTTTCGCTGTATTCGCTGATCGGCGCCGTGCGTTGTCTGACCCAGCTTTTTGCCTACGAGGTGCCGTTTTTCATGGGGATTCTGGCGCCGTGTATTCTGGCCGATACCTGGAGCCTGAGCGGTGTGGCGGATTATTACCAGAAAGCGCCGGCCCTTGCGCTGGTCAACGTGATTGGATTTGGAGTGGCCCTGGTCGCGCTTCTGGGAAAACTTGAAAAAGTGCCTTTTGACATTCCCGAGGCGGAGACGGAAATCGTGGCCGGGCCCCTCACCGAATACAGCGGCTGGATGCTGGCCTTGTTCCGTTTGACGCTGGATATAGAGCTCTTTGTCGGGGCTTCCCTGCTGGCGGCGGTTTTTCTGCCGTTCGGATTCAATCTGCCCGGCTGGGGGGGATTCATCGTTTATGTCCTGAAACTTCTGGCCGTTGTGGGTCTGCTTACGCTTTTACGGACGCTTTTCGCCCGCCTGCGTTTGGAGCAGATGGTGGATTTCTGTTGGAAATATCTGGCGCCGGCGGCCTTGTTGCAGTTGGTCATCAGTTTAAGCTGCAAGGCGGTCTTAAATGCGGGATAA
- a CDS encoding 4Fe-4S binding protein, with amino-acid sequence MIKIGKMLQQLLSSLGEKPATHRYPFERVSLPPRFRGKLKFYPEKCIGCRLCMRDCPSAAIQINKIGEKRFEAVISLDRCIYCAQCVDVCPKKALEITSEFELAQLDRKNLKAVFSPPAEPPSAGQAGATNASPETKAPEGA; translated from the coding sequence ATGATAAAAATCGGAAAAATGCTGCAGCAGCTCTTGAGTTCGCTGGGGGAAAAACCGGCCACGCACCGTTATCCTTTTGAACGGGTGTCCCTGCCGCCCCGCTTCAGGGGAAAACTCAAATTTTATCCGGAGAAGTGCATCGGCTGCCGGCTCTGCATGCGGGATTGCCCCTCGGCGGCCATCCAGATAAATAAAATCGGCGAAAAACGGTTTGAAGCGGTTATCAGCCTGGACCGTTGCATATATTGCGCGCAATGTGTTGATGTCTGCCCGAAGAAAGCGCTTGAAATCACTTCTGAATTTGAGCTGGCCCAGTTGGACCGCAAAAACCTGAAAGCCGTCTTTTCGCCGCCGGCCGAGCCGCCGTCCGCCGGACAAGCCGGCGCAACCAATGCTTCTCCTGAAACAAAAGCTCCGGAAGGCGCTTGA
- a CDS encoding hydrogenase 3 maturation endopeptidase HyCI, with translation MLLLKQKLRKALENYGRVAVLGVGSELRGDDAAGLLALSYLQKKKYPAPQSRTRFVKRAGGAARPARKGPVLKLFNGGTAPENLTGEIRRFRPDCLIIIDAADLGKRAGAVALVELEKIADASFSTHKLPLKLMLDYLAAETKLAFVFLGIQPKSLEFGAPVSEPVRRAARDLAGFLAAVLW, from the coding sequence ATGCTTCTCCTGAAACAAAAGCTCCGGAAGGCGCTTGAAAATTACGGTCGGGTGGCTGTCCTCGGCGTCGGTTCGGAATTGCGCGGCGATGACGCCGCCGGCCTGCTGGCGCTGAGCTATCTTCAGAAAAAAAAATATCCCGCCCCGCAATCACGGACTCGTTTTGTCAAGCGTGCCGGCGGCGCCGCCCGCCCGGCGCGCAAGGGGCCTGTCTTAAAATTGTTCAATGGCGGCACCGCCCCCGAAAACCTGACCGGTGAAATCAGGCGTTTTCGCCCGGATTGTTTGATAATAATAGACGCGGCCGACCTCGGGAAACGGGCCGGCGCGGTTGCGCTGGTTGAGCTTGAAAAAATCGCCGACGCTTCATTTTCAACGCATAAACTTCCGCTGAAACTGATGCTTGATTACCTTGCCGCCGAAACGAAGCTTGCCTTTGTCTTTCTCGGCATTCAGCCCAAAAGCCTGGAATTTGGCGCTCCGGTTTCAGAGCCGGTCCGCCGCGCCGCGCGGGACCTGGCCGGTTTCCTGGCGGCCGTTTTGTGGTAA
- a CDS encoding polysaccharide deacetylase family protein, whose protein sequence is MNRNIFYGTLGVLAAIAVIAGGVGAFRREAGKSRPVPVLMYHEVGDKTNSAWCVPAKIFRSQMSSLREQGFQTILPSDLAAHRKWRRPLPRRPIIITFDDGYLCNLTRVEPILNENGFRAIIYLITGRVAETAAERRQYEGKDCLVWPEALAMQKRRTFVFGGHSHTHANLVVDANPAWQMAECRRQLILHGIKKPHSFSYPHGEYNEKTIQAAREAGFQTAVVCQDAVTSIGPGANLLALPRVSVMGGSHEFRFLENKPDAGGKALLCRVSHTGIPIEITAGLRGNGNAPDIWLPAREVSRGDFELRFALPDDPAGPGHGLVEIWDKHRLFKLATAGAQKTDH, encoded by the coding sequence ATGAACAGGAATATCTTTTACGGCACATTGGGCGTTCTGGCGGCAATTGCCGTGATCGCCGGCGGTGTCGGCGCGTTCCGCCGGGAGGCGGGAAAATCACGCCCTGTGCCCGTCCTGATGTACCATGAGGTGGGCGATAAAACCAACAGCGCTTGGTGCGTGCCGGCCAAAATCTTCCGCTCCCAAATGTCCTCTCTGCGCGAACAGGGGTTTCAGACAATATTGCCGTCCGACCTTGCCGCGCACCGCAAGTGGCGCCGCCCCTTGCCGCGGCGGCCGATAATCATCACTTTTGACGACGGTTATCTCTGCAACCTGACGCGCGTTGAGCCCATCCTGAATGAAAACGGTTTCCGCGCCATTATTTACCTGATTACCGGCCGGGTGGCGGAAACGGCGGCGGAGCGGCGGCAGTATGAGGGAAAAGACTGCCTGGTCTGGCCGGAAGCGCTGGCAATGCAGAAGAGACGCACGTTCGTCTTTGGGGGGCATTCGCATACGCACGCAAACCTGGTGGTTGACGCCAATCCCGCCTGGCAGATGGCGGAATGCCGGCGGCAACTGATTCTGCACGGCATTAAAAAACCGCATTCCTTCAGCTATCCCCACGGGGAATACAATGAAAAAACAATCCAGGCCGCCCGAGAGGCCGGGTTCCAGACTGCGGTCGTCTGCCAAGACGCGGTAACATCAATCGGCCCCGGCGCGAACCTCCTCGCCCTGCCGCGCGTGTCGGTCATGGGCGGAAGCCATGAATTCCGGTTCCTGGAAAACAAGCCCGATGCCGGCGGCAAAGCGTTGCTTTGCCGCGTCTCCCATACCGGCATCCCGATTGAAATCACGGCCGGCCTGCGCGGAAACGGCAATGCCCCGGATATATGGCTTCCGGCGCGCGAAGTTTCACGGGGAGATTTTGAACTCCGTTTCGCGCTGCCCGACGATCCGGCCGGCCCCGGACACGGCCTCGTGGAAATATGGGATAAACACCGCCTCTTCAAGCTGGCAACAGCCGGGGCGCAAAAGACAGACCATTAA